The Gossypium hirsutum isolate 1008001.06 chromosome D06, Gossypium_hirsutum_v2.1, whole genome shotgun sequence genome contains the following window.
CGTCGTTTGGGTTTTGTCTTGCGAAATTCTCCACTCCTGGAGTAGTAAAGCTTTACCACTTCCCTCACGGATTTCCATTTCTCAcagtaaatgaaaaaaatgagttCCGACGATCAGAAACCCGGTCTCGTGATAACTGTGACCGAATCCATTCGCTTGTTTCTTCTCTCAGCCTCCATTGACCGCCGTCTCTCTGAAGAACTCCGAGAACTCGCTCTCACTCTTTCCTCAGCAGCCAATGCACCGTACAAGCAGATCCGAAGCATATGGATGGAATCAGCTTTTGACTCCAGGCCTGGATTGATTTCTCTCTTCTCCggatctaatttcattttcaccAGTCCTAAACCCAGAGAGAAGGTAAATTGGAAACGATTTAGATTCTAGCGTTCTAGGTCTATCATGGTTGCATTTTTAAATTAACTtgtgcttttttaaaaaaaattgaatttgtagAGCGAAGAATTGAAGGAGAGGTTAAGGAAGCTTAAAGAACTAGCAGAGAGGAAAGAGTATCAAGAGCTTGTTAAAGATATCACGCCGAAGAAGGATCTCAATGAACCTTTCTCTACTTATAAGGATCAAATTGGCTTTGGTTAGTATTTTCTTTGCATATAATTTTCATATGGTTTCTTGCAAAATTTCAAACTTAAGTAATTAAAGGAACAATCAAACTGTTGCAGAACTTACTTCCAATATATATATTGCTGTTGTGAGATTCTTCTTCGTAGTTAATTCCGGTGATGTATGCATGAACAGGTTTACATGTTGCTCTGACAATGTTTACTGGGTATTTGCTTGGTTATTTTGCATTCAGAGCGTTGTTTAACCACAGTCC
Protein-coding sequences here:
- the LOC107962392 gene encoding uncharacterized protein; the encoded protein is MKKMSSDDQKPGLVITVTESIRLFLLSASIDRRLSEELRELALTLSSAANAPYKQIRSIWMESAFDSRPGLISLFSGSNFIFTSPKPREKSEELKERLRKLKELAERKEYQELVKDITPKKDLNEPFSTYKDQIGFGLHVALTMFTGYLLGYFAFRALFNHSPIMNSAGGILGLVFGMLLETFLFIIRTSEPNLKSPSSTSRFKKNQ